CCATTTTAGGAATTACAAATTCCCATTCCTCAATCTACATAAGCCATATCATCTAAAAGGATAACTTTAACTTCACCCTAATTATTATGACAGCTAATTCATTAATGCAGCAATGGTTATACCACATTTGCTATAAAAACTCCCCTATAATATATTCTTTTTTGCCAAACAGAAATAAAAGAGCAGCTATTTACAAGCAAAAATCCATTGAAAAATTTTTAAGTTATTGGAATAAATAAATCATAATCCAATGAACCAGCTTACATTTTTTCATTATCTTTGTAATTCACAGCTAATGGGAAAACACTATGAAAACAGCAATCGTTATTGGAGGTACTGGATTGGTGGGGACTCAACTGATCAATTTATTGCTAAATGATCAGGATTTCGAGAAGATTGCGGTGTTTGGTCGACAATCATTAAATATCAAAAACCAGAAACTCGAAGAGCATATAATAAATTTCACCACACCTGAGAACTGGAGAAATCTGGTAAAGGGTGATGTGCTGTTTTCATGCATGGGAACAACATTAGCTAAATCTGGGAGTAAAGAAGAACAATACAAAATTGATTTTACATACCAATATACATTTGCAGACATAGCTTCAAGGAATAAAGTAAGCGATTATGTGCTGATTTCTTCGGCAGGAGCTAACATTAAATCCCCTTTCTTTTATTTGAGAATGAAAGGAGAACTTGAAACAGAAGTAAAAAAACTGCCTTTTAAAAAGATTGTGATTGTACAGCCAGCCCAATTGTATGGCAACAGACATGAAAGGCGTGTAGGAGAATCCATCACCGTTGCATTGAGCAAAGCTCTGAATAAAATTGGTTTATTCCGGAAACGCCGTCCTATCCATGCCCGAAGAGTCGCTGAAGCAATGATTGAATCTCTTGAATATTATGATTCCTCAGCAGTTGTGTCTTCTTATGAATTATTTGGTTTGGCTAAATTTTATGATAGAAATAAAAATGTTTACTACAAGAAAAGCTACTTCAGAGGATTGTGCTCTGATTAATTCCATGGCAGCGAAAGTATTTCCTGCTACCTACAAACAAATTCTCTCTCGTGATCAACTTGATTTTATGATGAATATGATGTATGCTCCCGAAAGCATTTTAAAGCAAATGAACGAAGGACATGCGTACTTTATCTGCTACAAAGGAGACGAACCTTGCGGATACTTTTCTATTGAGCAACAAGGTGGTCACACATTTCATTTACAAAAGATATATGTACTCCCCCATTTTCAGGGACAGGGAGTTGGAAAGTTCTTAATTACAAAAGCAATTGAATATATCAAAGATATTCATCCTGAGTCTTGTACCA
This genomic interval from uncultured Bacteroides sp. contains the following:
- a CDS encoding NAD-dependent epimerase/dehydratase family protein translates to MKTAIVIGGTGLVGTQLINLLLNDQDFEKIAVFGRQSLNIKNQKLEEHIINFTTPENWRNLVKGDVLFSCMGTTLAKSGSKEEQYKIDFTYQYTFADIASRNKVSDYVLISSAGANIKSPFFYLRMKGELETEVKKLPFKKIVIVQPAQLYGNRHERRVGESITVALSKALNKIGLFRKRRPIHARRVAEAMIESLEYYDSSAVVSSYELFGLAKFYDRNKNVYYKKSYFRGLCSD
- a CDS encoding GNAT family N-acetyltransferase yields the protein MFTTRKATSEDCALINSMAAKVFPATYKQILSRDQLDFMMNMMYAPESILKQMNEGHAYFICYKGDEPCGYFSIEQQGGHTFHLQKIYVLPHFQGQGVGKFLITKAIEYIKDIHPESCTMELNVNRHNKAVHFYELMGFKKVHEGDFPIGNGYFMNDYIMSIEI